From a single Pseudomonas serboccidentalis genomic region:
- a CDS encoding FMN-binding negative transcriptional regulator, which translates to MYTPRAFAIDELSQLHELILATRLAILVTHGESGLQASHVPVLLHREQGQNGTLYGHLAKANAQWKDLRDGAEALLIFAGPDAYVSPGFYPSKAEHGKVVPTWNYVAVHAYGHAETFSDGGRLLDIVSTLTDRHEAGRAQPWKVDDAPADYIDGMLKAIVGFAIPIDRLEGKRKLSQNRSAEDIAGVREGLSASPDINDQTLAHLMR; encoded by the coding sequence ATGTACACGCCACGCGCTTTTGCCATCGACGAGTTGTCCCAACTGCACGAACTGATCCTCGCCACCCGCCTCGCCATTCTCGTGACCCACGGTGAAAGCGGCCTGCAGGCCAGCCATGTGCCGGTGCTGCTGCATCGCGAACAAGGCCAGAACGGCACGTTGTACGGGCATCTGGCCAAAGCCAATGCGCAGTGGAAAGATTTGCGCGACGGCGCCGAAGCCCTGCTGATCTTTGCCGGCCCGGACGCCTACGTCAGCCCCGGGTTTTATCCGAGCAAGGCTGAGCACGGCAAAGTCGTGCCGACCTGGAACTATGTCGCCGTGCACGCCTACGGTCACGCCGAAACCTTCAGCGATGGCGGACGCCTGCTCGACATCGTCAGCACGCTCACCGATCGCCACGAAGCCGGTCGCGCGCAACCGTGGAAGGTCGACGACGCGCCCGCCGACTACATCGACGGCATGCTCAAGGCCATCGTCGGTTTTGCCATTCCCATCGATCGCCTCGAGGGTAAGCGCAAGCTCAGCCAGAACCGCAGCGCCGAAGACATCGCCGGCGTGCGTGAAGGCCTGTCCGCCAGCCCCGACATCAACGACCAGACCCTCGCCCACTTGATGCGTTAA
- a CDS encoding PLP-dependent aminotransferase family protein, translating to MPESLTLSMPFNPAGIELDRRQGLSRQLYQALRLRVLDGRLASGTRLPASRDLAAALAISRNSVVRAYDQLYAEGFIEGRVGDGTYVAQLPQAVLPAKKLSTKVSTGFSTGLPTALSTNWLDLPVDPSSKVIHSDALTRVKNNHLARPPSGPPRAFRVGVPAFDLFPFDVWAKLNAAFWRKPDLQQLCYGDPAGDARLRGMIAAYLRSSRGMQCTAEQIVITSGAQQGISLCAQLLVEPGDGVAIENPGYRAAGHAFAVAGARLHGVAVDSEGIDCQQLAGLSDCRLTYVTPSHQYPTGVVMSLARRLELLAWAERTQGWIVEDDYDGEYRYSGAPLAPLAALDRQGRVLYVGTFGKVAFPALRLGYLVLPPGLVDAFAQRRAVDVRHSEVSTQAVMAEFMAAGHFQRHIRRMRRAALSRRNTLLSGWPMEVPGVGPLPTVAAGLHLTVPVDSIAREQALIEQAASVDVEINGLSSYWLPDSTTAPDRRAGLVMGFAAVPEKAIESALARLRTAWRVG from the coding sequence ATGCCCGAATCGCTCACGCTGTCCATGCCGTTCAATCCGGCGGGAATCGAACTCGACCGCCGTCAGGGCTTGAGCCGGCAGCTTTACCAGGCGTTGCGTTTGCGCGTACTGGACGGACGTCTTGCCAGTGGCACGCGGTTGCCGGCCAGCCGCGATCTGGCGGCGGCGCTGGCGATCTCGCGCAACAGCGTGGTGCGCGCCTACGATCAGTTGTACGCCGAAGGCTTTATCGAAGGCCGGGTCGGCGACGGCACTTACGTTGCGCAATTGCCGCAGGCGGTGTTGCCGGCGAAAAAACTATCCACAAAAGTATCCACAGGGTTTTCAACAGGCTTACCCACAGCCTTATCCACAAATTGGCTGGATTTACCTGTGGATCCATCCAGCAAAGTTATCCACAGCGACGCGCTGACCCGGGTCAAAAACAATCATTTGGCCCGTCCGCCCAGTGGTCCGCCCCGGGCGTTTCGGGTCGGTGTTCCGGCCTTCGATCTGTTCCCTTTCGACGTCTGGGCCAAGCTGAATGCGGCTTTCTGGCGCAAACCGGATTTGCAGCAGCTGTGTTATGGCGACCCGGCCGGCGATGCGCGGTTGCGGGGGATGATCGCGGCCTATTTGCGCAGCTCCCGTGGCATGCAGTGCACGGCTGAGCAAATTGTGATCACCAGTGGCGCGCAGCAGGGGATTAGCCTTTGTGCACAGTTGCTGGTGGAGCCGGGCGACGGAGTAGCGATCGAGAATCCAGGCTACCGCGCTGCCGGTCATGCCTTCGCCGTGGCCGGTGCCCGGTTGCACGGAGTGGCAGTGGACAGCGAGGGCATCGACTGCCAGCAATTGGCCGGGCTCAGCGATTGCCGTCTCACTTATGTCACGCCATCCCACCAGTACCCGACGGGCGTGGTGATGAGTCTGGCGCGACGGCTCGAACTGCTGGCCTGGGCCGAGCGTACGCAAGGCTGGATCGTCGAGGATGATTACGATGGCGAGTACCGCTACAGCGGTGCTCCGTTGGCGCCTTTGGCCGCGCTCGATCGACAGGGGCGGGTGCTGTATGTCGGCACGTTCGGCAAGGTCGCGTTCCCGGCGTTGCGCCTGGGGTATCTGGTGCTGCCGCCGGGGTTGGTGGATGCGTTTGCCCAGCGGCGTGCTGTGGATGTGCGGCATTCCGAAGTCAGCACCCAGGCCGTGATGGCGGAGTTCATGGCCGCCGGGCATTTTCAACGACATATCCGGCGCATGCGGCGAGCCGCCCTGAGTCGCCGCAATACCTTGCTCAGTGGCTGGCCAATGGAGGTTCCCGGGGTCGGCCCGCTGCCGACAGTCGCTGCCGGCCTGCACCTGACGGTACCGGTCGACAGCATCGCCCGTGAGCAGGCGTTGATTGAACAGGCTGCCAGCGTCGATGTGGAGATCAATGGCCTGAGCAGCTATTGGCTACCCGACTCGACCACCGCGCCTGATCGACGCGCCGGACTGGTGATGGGGTTTGCCGCTGTGCCCGAAAAAGCCATCGAGTCTGCACTGGCGCGCCTGCGCACGGCCTGGCGCGTTGGTTGA
- a CDS encoding DUF6543 domain-containing protein gives MTDVSTPSSVPVPTDEQDKLLTQLVTGPSIREVATRTLLPALKSLYPQLTIDPRLAMVVTPTWRLLKEQVIPGIQHWESLTDTLVRHGVEGTPVVFFDGEHYLTLEPMEPAPAQFPVSLEAIARLLNELAPLLFFAFQEQQVDYWNQLTSDTTPRWKHLSKSLREQWNIEKTAGLDTDQYAMARNLYQYPDKHLRSAHDRYRSRACLIDLDTVSDKTGNDVSTHLNVLDLAVLIGEHDSRTLILTHSVTNGLRTYESLEQLGNSLLVYSAGQTSGHTLKWRLIEPEGEYFDHLACNLIALQADSIGALSNEPGAANADLAPHISRTANELDPTDQQAPSRFNRVEQTLPSWIANASSSDLTAYSRHLMDLATVRTQDDEKTFLDGIKPIREFALDTLREAMLKQHPDATSLNLTDIEIAVESVVVWGAFVPQVGPERMSLSLVDLALQNLIALPLGNKTVRSISGQSLPEWMTVDYLEGLIVNADIGQSYPTLIKNTLLDVPTESLRRQNLFTAHLRVELPLLALQHKIRGQAGINELGYRYVAAAVQVAAENRWVDGEEIVIRPLAFKPGWRLAGAADKVANMFVIGPRQMNKGPCLLYRPMLDQPLSQYPTPANLIYAIKHSPTLHQSVLAWLPDSVRADYANYVFTANRPSVWTLSQLLGDPLTPLRMGGTLTLGTAVIDPDYLDALFTSNVNALVRQAEEQSVSNAQSRWETFKHGAWMILNAALPFLGRTVGTAAWIWQVLDDIQQTLDAGDQGDRQQQASAMTDLLLTLAMVLAHHASTRSSTAPGIEKKTSKAKPVALEEKPRTPLTIVQSSEVVGEAAAAPHRISVLTDTALSLTQTLERFAVPRPESLIPPDSTSALYRHLHRLGTRYYATIDERWFEVAVDDTGAVSMIDTRQQPMRRGPALISNTHGQWFVDTRLRLRGGGFSARRKALKQQNRQRIAELKQQLTEFDNERDHAKTELIDAYQKMKRAEDQASSGLQQAFLEKLDQRTLQYEAPIEQLKALSLLETVPNYRPAMISMLDTQLHFNQTWLDQNTPVFVRTLQETLTLLEAEDTTAGAGDRATYQQMVDLSEGVIGKLEFARSKFQELDRLGRSAAEIVVQYRKRLPTFSADDLKALQVSLAREVCLKEGDSAAVNEAQADFSRLLDTTNLVIQTSQELMLEDNPAGAGERTEGLDGLLEQFVAIDQSLEDFALDHKEVLLEQPFKHLRQRIGEFQKRTEDHLAQLLREHAPAQARPGPSKPARAPRKRVVKTRFKGTVVGEMRPSAPGEPVLLEVRAPMTGKVIATFHEKTPGVWVERVPARRRRPASRPALDAQLAQGQTLLDSLEDFIRRTEASAKKPGRIPVEIEDLFRQKSEHFDHSASALERALSSSTAEAQRLAATKLKSELQQARERLNTEGYRLRVEMIKQQPPTASRIEWLLGKNEIDILSGTARRRLKGPRRDYLTEFEIRDRRSQKALWYAHFHYPQPDGPAENFTAAHLKTSDQRFLAGAFEVNPKTSNPQVIAIYRSEISAQLARKLFFS, from the coding sequence ATGACCGACGTTTCCACCCCCTCCTCCGTGCCCGTCCCCACGGACGAACAGGATAAATTGCTGACCCAACTGGTGACCGGGCCGTCGATTCGCGAAGTGGCCACACGCACCCTCTTGCCGGCCCTGAAATCGCTGTACCCACAGCTGACGATCGATCCGCGTCTGGCGATGGTGGTGACCCCCACCTGGCGCCTGCTCAAGGAACAGGTCATCCCGGGGATCCAGCACTGGGAATCGCTGACCGACACCCTCGTTCGCCATGGTGTCGAGGGCACTCCGGTGGTTTTTTTCGACGGTGAGCACTACCTCACGCTAGAGCCAATGGAGCCAGCTCCGGCGCAATTCCCCGTGAGCCTGGAAGCCATCGCCCGTTTGCTCAATGAGCTGGCGCCGCTGCTGTTTTTTGCGTTCCAGGAACAGCAAGTCGATTACTGGAACCAACTGACGTCCGACACGACCCCGCGCTGGAAACACCTGTCCAAATCGCTGCGTGAACAGTGGAACATCGAAAAGACCGCGGGCCTGGATACCGACCAGTACGCCATGGCGCGCAACCTTTACCAATACCCGGACAAGCACCTGCGCAGTGCGCATGACCGCTATCGGTCGCGCGCCTGCCTGATCGACCTCGACACCGTGAGTGACAAGACCGGCAACGACGTCTCGACGCACCTCAATGTCCTTGACCTGGCCGTACTGATCGGCGAGCACGACAGCCGCACCTTGATCCTCACGCACTCGGTGACCAACGGTTTGCGCACCTACGAGTCGTTGGAGCAACTGGGCAACTCCCTGCTGGTTTACAGCGCAGGCCAGACAAGCGGCCACACCCTGAAATGGCGCTTGATCGAACCCGAGGGCGAGTACTTCGATCATCTGGCATGCAACCTGATTGCGCTGCAGGCGGACTCGATTGGCGCGCTGTCGAACGAACCCGGCGCAGCAAATGCCGACCTTGCGCCGCACATCAGTCGCACCGCGAACGAGCTTGACCCGACAGACCAACAGGCTCCTTCACGCTTCAACCGGGTCGAGCAGACGCTGCCGTCGTGGATAGCCAACGCCTCGTCCAGCGACCTCACCGCTTACAGCCGCCACCTGATGGATCTGGCGACGGTGCGCACGCAGGACGACGAGAAGACCTTTCTGGACGGCATCAAGCCGATCCGCGAGTTCGCCCTCGACACCCTGCGCGAGGCCATGCTCAAACAGCATCCCGATGCCACCTCGTTAAACCTGACGGACATCGAGATCGCTGTCGAAAGCGTCGTGGTCTGGGGGGCGTTCGTGCCACAGGTCGGGCCCGAACGCATGTCGCTGAGCCTGGTGGATCTGGCGCTGCAGAACCTGATCGCGCTGCCCTTGGGCAACAAGACCGTACGCAGCATCAGCGGGCAATCATTGCCCGAGTGGATGACCGTGGACTACCTGGAGGGATTGATCGTCAACGCCGACATCGGTCAGAGCTACCCGACACTGATCAAGAACACCTTGCTCGACGTCCCCACAGAAAGCCTTCGCCGGCAGAACCTGTTCACCGCTCACTTGCGGGTCGAACTGCCGCTGCTGGCGTTACAGCACAAGATTCGTGGTCAGGCCGGGATCAACGAACTGGGCTACCGGTATGTCGCGGCGGCGGTGCAAGTCGCCGCCGAAAACCGTTGGGTGGACGGCGAGGAAATCGTCATCCGCCCGCTGGCGTTCAAGCCCGGCTGGCGTTTGGCGGGCGCCGCCGACAAGGTGGCCAACATGTTTGTGATCGGCCCTCGCCAAATGAACAAGGGGCCGTGCCTGCTCTACCGGCCAATGCTCGATCAACCCTTGAGCCAGTACCCGACACCGGCCAACCTGATCTACGCCATCAAGCATTCGCCGACGCTGCACCAATCCGTGCTCGCCTGGCTGCCGGACAGCGTACGGGCTGATTACGCCAACTACGTGTTCACCGCGAACCGGCCTTCTGTCTGGACGCTTTCGCAACTGCTGGGCGACCCGCTGACTCCGCTGCGAATGGGCGGCACGCTGACGCTGGGCACAGCGGTCATCGACCCCGATTACCTGGACGCGCTGTTCACGTCCAACGTCAATGCACTGGTCCGGCAGGCAGAAGAACAATCGGTGTCCAACGCACAAAGCCGTTGGGAAACCTTCAAGCATGGCGCGTGGATGATCCTTAATGCAGCCTTGCCCTTTCTCGGTCGTACGGTCGGCACCGCCGCGTGGATCTGGCAGGTACTGGACGACATACAACAGACTCTCGACGCCGGCGACCAGGGTGATCGACAGCAACAGGCCAGCGCGATGACGGACCTGTTGCTGACCCTGGCGATGGTCCTCGCCCATCACGCCAGTACACGATCGTCGACGGCCCCCGGCATCGAGAAAAAGACTTCGAAGGCCAAACCCGTCGCGCTTGAGGAAAAACCGCGGACACCGCTCACCATCGTCCAGTCCTCCGAAGTCGTCGGCGAAGCTGCCGCTGCGCCACACCGTATCAGCGTGCTCACCGATACCGCCTTGAGTCTCACGCAGACTTTGGAACGCTTCGCGGTTCCCAGGCCCGAATCACTGATCCCGCCTGACAGCACCAGCGCGCTTTACCGTCATCTCCATCGCCTGGGAACCCGCTACTACGCCACGATCGACGAGCGCTGGTTCGAGGTAGCCGTCGATGACACAGGCGCGGTGTCGATGATCGACACCCGACAACAACCGATGCGCAGAGGCCCGGCGTTGATCAGCAATACCCACGGCCAGTGGTTCGTCGACACCCGTTTGCGCCTTCGCGGCGGTGGCTTTTCCGCCCGGCGCAAAGCGCTGAAACAGCAAAACCGTCAACGCATTGCCGAACTCAAGCAACAACTGACCGAATTCGATAACGAACGCGATCACGCAAAAACCGAGCTGATCGACGCCTACCAGAAAATGAAACGTGCCGAGGACCAGGCTTCGTCCGGACTGCAGCAGGCGTTTCTCGAAAAGCTCGACCAGCGCACCCTTCAGTACGAGGCGCCAATTGAACAGCTCAAGGCCTTGAGTCTGCTGGAGACGGTTCCCAACTACCGCCCGGCCATGATCTCGATGCTCGATACCCAGTTGCATTTCAATCAGACATGGCTTGATCAGAACACCCCCGTTTTCGTGCGGACACTGCAAGAAACGCTGACATTGCTGGAAGCCGAAGACACCACGGCAGGTGCTGGTGACCGGGCGACTTATCAGCAAATGGTCGATCTGTCCGAAGGCGTGATCGGCAAGCTCGAATTCGCCCGCTCGAAGTTTCAGGAACTGGATCGCCTCGGCAGAAGTGCCGCCGAAATTGTCGTGCAGTATCGCAAGCGCTTGCCCACCTTCAGCGCCGATGATCTCAAAGCCCTGCAAGTTTCGCTGGCCCGCGAGGTGTGCCTCAAGGAGGGCGACAGTGCCGCAGTGAACGAGGCGCAGGCGGACTTTTCCCGCTTGCTCGACACCACCAATCTGGTGATCCAGACCTCTCAGGAACTGATGCTGGAGGACAACCCGGCCGGGGCAGGAGAACGCACCGAGGGCCTCGACGGACTGCTCGAACAGTTTGTCGCCATCGACCAGTCACTGGAGGACTTCGCCCTCGACCACAAAGAGGTCTTGCTGGAGCAACCGTTCAAACATCTGCGCCAGCGTATCGGCGAATTCCAGAAGCGCACTGAGGATCATCTGGCGCAATTGCTGCGCGAGCATGCTCCGGCGCAGGCTCGGCCGGGCCCCTCGAAACCCGCCCGCGCGCCCCGCAAACGGGTGGTCAAGACCCGTTTCAAGGGCACGGTCGTCGGCGAAATGCGGCCCTCGGCGCCGGGCGAGCCGGTACTGCTGGAAGTCCGCGCGCCGATGACTGGCAAAGTCATCGCCACGTTCCACGAAAAAACCCCGGGCGTCTGGGTCGAACGGGTACCCGCCCGACGTCGCCGACCCGCGTCCCGACCTGCGCTCGATGCACAACTGGCCCAAGGGCAAACCCTGCTCGACAGCCTGGAAGATTTCATTCGGCGAACCGAAGCCAGCGCGAAAAAACCCGGCCGCATCCCGGTGGAAATCGAGGATCTGTTCCGCCAGAAAAGCGAACACTTCGATCACAGCGCAAGTGCCCTGGAACGTGCCCTGAGTTCGAGTACGGCTGAAGCCCAGCGCCTGGCAGCCACGAAGCTGAAGAGCGAACTGCAGCAGGCCCGCGAACGGCTGAATACCGAGGGCTACCGGCTGCGCGTCGAAATGATCAAACAGCAGCCACCCACTGCCTCGCGCATCGAATGGCTGCTGGGCAAGAATGAAATCGACATCTTGTCCGGCACCGCACGGCGTCGGCTCAAGGGCCCGCGCAGGGATTACCTGACTGAATTCGAGATTCGCGATCGTCGCAGCCAGAAAGCGCTGTGGTACGCGCACTTCCATTACCCCCAGCCGGACGGGCCGGCGGAAAACTTCACCGCCGCCCACTTGAAGACCAGCGATCAACGCTTCCTGGCCGGGGCGTTCGAGGTGAATCCCAAGACCTCCAACCCGCAAGTGATCGCCATTTATCGCAGCGAGATCAGTGCACAACTGGCCCGCAAACTGTTTTTTTCATAA
- a CDS encoding GNAT family N-acetyltransferase, with product MSQIQIRPVTAGDHAAWLPLWQAYLRFYNTELPQAVTHSTWQRFLDTSEPTHAALAWADGKAVGMVHFIYHRSNWSIENSCYLQDLLVEPQTRGTGVGRLLIEHVYATAKADGCCKVHWLTHESNATAIQLYERIAERPGFIQFRKAI from the coding sequence ATGAGTCAGATCCAGATCCGCCCGGTGACTGCCGGTGATCACGCCGCCTGGTTGCCGTTGTGGCAGGCCTACCTGCGCTTTTACAACACCGAGTTACCGCAGGCCGTCACACACAGTACCTGGCAGCGTTTCCTCGATACGAGCGAACCGACCCACGCCGCCCTCGCCTGGGCCGATGGCAAAGCCGTGGGCATGGTCCATTTCATTTATCACCGCTCGAACTGGAGCATCGAAAATTCCTGCTACCTGCAGGATCTGCTGGTCGAGCCGCAAACCCGTGGCACCGGCGTCGGGCGTCTGCTGATCGAGCACGTCTACGCCACCGCCAAGGCTGATGGCTGCTGCAAGGTCCACTGGCTGACCCACGAGAGCAACGCAACCGCGATCCAGCTCTACGAGCGCATCGCCGAACGCCCCGGATTCATCCAGTTTCGCAAAGCCATTTAA
- a CDS encoding GNAT family N-acetyltransferase, giving the protein MTTSLADWKGVPAPTATLFEGRFIRLERLDPARHGDELFNVLQGPGADPKLWDYLPYGPFPQRSVFNDWLNNHAASSDPYFFSIVDRATGQVQGILSLMSIVPAHGRIEIGHVTFGAPMQRSPKSTEAVYLLAKYAFALGYRRLEWKCNNGNARSKYAAERLGFSFEGVFRQHMVVKGQNRDTAWYSILDSEWPAIAAGFEQWLSDENQTPTGQVKGLVECRS; this is encoded by the coding sequence ATGACCACTTCACTTGCCGACTGGAAAGGCGTCCCCGCCCCCACTGCCACCTTGTTCGAAGGCCGCTTCATCCGCCTGGAACGACTCGACCCGGCACGCCATGGCGACGAGCTGTTCAACGTCCTCCAAGGCCCAGGTGCCGACCCGAAACTCTGGGACTATTTGCCCTACGGCCCGTTCCCGCAGCGCAGCGTTTTCAATGACTGGCTGAACAACCATGCGGCCAGCAGCGATCCGTATTTCTTCAGCATCGTCGACCGCGCCACGGGTCAGGTGCAGGGCATTCTCAGCCTGATGTCGATTGTCCCGGCTCACGGCCGCATCGAAATCGGCCACGTCACCTTCGGCGCGCCGATGCAACGCTCACCGAAAAGCACTGAAGCGGTGTACCTGCTCGCCAAATACGCCTTCGCGCTGGGCTACCGTCGCCTGGAATGGAAATGCAACAACGGCAACGCCCGCTCCAAATACGCCGCCGAGCGCCTGGGTTTCAGCTTCGAAGGCGTGTTCCGCCAGCACATGGTGGTCAAGGGTCAGAACCGCGATACCGCGTGGTATTCGATCCTGGATTCGGAATGGCCGGCGATTGCGGCGGGGTTCGAGCAGTGGTTGAGCGATGAAAACCAGACACCGACCGGGCAGGTGAAAGGATTGGTCGAGTGCCGTTCCTGA